The bacterium genomic sequence GACGTGGTGCCCCTCCTGGACCACTTCCTCTGCCGCCTCGAGGGCTCGAGCCTGCCGGCCCGGACCCTGCTCGGGGTCGAGAACCTGGGCCGCCTGGCCGAACACGGCTGGCCGGGCAACGCCGACGAACTCGAGACCCTGGCCCAGCAGGCCTGGCTGCTGCGCGATCTCGGTCGCCCGCTCACCCTCGCCGTCGAGGAGGGGAGCGACGGCCGACGGCGGCTCGCCTTCGCCGAGCGTCCCCCGGCCGGCCGCCGCGCGGGCGGCCTGACCCGCGCCGCCCTGGACGACCTCATCGCCCGCACCGGCGGCAACAAGGCCCGGGTCGCCCGCAACCTGGGCATCTCGCGGGTCACGCTGTACCGCTGGCTGCGGCAGGCGGAGTCGGGACCGGCGTCGTAGCGGACGGCCGGCCCGGCGAACACGCACCCGCCGCCAACTAGACGGCGGCGCCGAACGAACGTAGATTGGCCCGGCGGCCCTTGCCGCCGGGCCATTCCGCTCCTCATCCCGTCTTGCGAGGTCGCCCATGCGTTCCGTCCGGATCCTGCTCCTGCTCGCTGTGTGCCTGCTCCTGGGCGCACCCGCCCGCGCCGACGAACTCCCCTCCTGGCGCGAAACGCCGGTCCGCAGCGCCCTGCTCGCCTGGCTGGCCGACGTCACGCGCGAAGGCGGGCCCGACTACATCCCCCCCGCCGAGCGGATCGCCGTCTTCGACAACGACGGCACCAGCGCCTGCGAGCGCCCGCACGGCGGCTCGTCGGCCTTCCAGAAGGATCTGCTGCGGACCTTCGTCGCCGAAGGCCGGGCCGACGGCGCCGACCCCGTCCTGGCCGCCTGGCTGGCCGACGACCGCGACGCCCTGAAGGCCGTGGGCTGGACCGAGGCCTATGCCCGCATGAACGCGGCCTTCGCCGGCATGGAGATGGGCGCCTACCGCGACTCGGCCTGGGCCTGGGTCGCGCGGAATCCCCACGAGCGGTTCGGGGTCCCGGTCGACCGTCTCTACTACGCCCCCATGATCGAGCTGAAGGATCTCCTCGAAGCCCACGGCTTCCAGGTGTGGATCGTCACGGCCAGTACGCAGGAGTACATCCGGGCCGTGGCGCCCGCCGGCTTCGGCATCGCCCCCGGGCGGGTGATCGGCACCTGGACCGCCGGCGAGTACGGCGTGGAGGACGGGCGATCGGTCCTCCGCCGGGGCGCCGAGCAGCACAACAACGGCTACGAGAACAAGCCGGGCAGCATTGNNNNNNNNNNNNNNNNNNNNNNNNNNNNNNNNNNNNNNNNNNNNNNNNNNNNNNNNNNNNNNNNNNNNNNNNNNNNNNNNNNNNNNNNNNNNNNNNNNGAGGCGCGGCTGGGCGCGCGGCCGGTCTTCGCCGCCGGCAACAGCAACAACGACGAACCGATGCTGCGCTGGTCGCTCGACGGCCAGCGGCGCGCCTTCGCCCTGTGGATCCACCACGACGACGAGGGACGCGAGTACGCCTACGACCGGGGCACCGACAGGATCGCCGGGCTGGTCGCGGACCGGCCCGGCGGATTCGAGGTGAGCATGAAACGGGACTGGGACCGCCTGTTCGGCTTCGCGCCGGAGCGCTAGAGCAGCCGCGACACCTGGTCCACGATCTTGTTCAGCGACGGCCCGAGGACGTCGATGCCGTCGCTGTTGGCCACCCGCCGGGCGTTGTCCTTCAGGCCGGGCAGGGCCCGGGCGGCCTGCTGGGAAAGGTCGGCCCGGGCGGTCGGGCTGAGGTTCGGCAGGCGGTCGATGATCATGTCGAGCTCCTCGCTCACGCCGTCGAGCACGGGCAGGGCCTCGGCGGCGGTCGCCGCGTTGCGGGCGCCGCCCACCGTGCGCGTCACGCGATCGAGCAGACCCTGCAGGTCGTCGACGGCGGTGATGCCGGTCTCGGGTTCCATGTCGGGGCCGCCGCAGCCGGCGAGGGCCGCGACCAGGACGAGCAGGACGGCCGCGAGGGCCGCGAGGTTTCGGATGCGCAGCATGGGATCTCCCTCCGGGAAGCTGGTTGAGTGCGAAGGCCGCATCATAGGCGCACCGGTCCGCGCTGTCCACCGCCCGCCCCGCACCGAAACTTTTCGTGCAACCTTGTGCGCGGGGTCCCGTATCCCTACCATCAGTCAGTCGAAAGACTGACTCCCTCCCGACAGCGACTCAAAGCGACTCACCGCGACTCACGAC encodes the following:
- a CDS encoding haloacid dehalogenase-like hydrolase, with product MRSVRILLLLAVCLLLGAPARADELPSWRETPVRSALLAWLADVTREGGPDYIPPAERIAVFDNDGTSACERPHGGSSAFQKDLLRTFVAEGRADGADPVLAAWLADDRDALKAVGWTEAYARMNAAFAGMEMGAYRDSAWAWVARNPHERFGVPVDRLYYAPMIELKDLLEAHGFQVWIVTASTQEYIRAVAPAGFGIAPGRVIGTWTAGEYGVEDGRSVLRRGAEQHNNGYENKPGSI
- a CDS encoding haloacid dehalogenase-like hydrolase, which gives rise to EARLGARPVFAAGNSNNDEPMLRWSLDGQRRAFALWIHHDDEGREYAYDRGTDRIAGLVADRPGGFEVSMKRDWDRLFGFAPER